From the genome of uncultured Methanobacterium sp.:
TTGGGCAGCTAACGTATCTTCATTCTGGAATTTTATGAGTTCTTTCCGCGACCGTTTAACCAGTTCTGAGAGGCCATTGGAAATGTTAGAAGAACTTCCTCCGTTATTGGCAGCAATTATCTCAGAAATAGAATTTGACAATACAAAAATAGCATATTTATGTTCAGCTTTGGTGCGGTGTATGTGATGTGGGCTAATGTTAAGGCATAAATAATCCTTACACTCATCCTTCACCTCATACTCATGGTCCAGATGCTTCAAAACGTATACCAAAAATTGATGCAACTGTATAAGCTCATCTTTGTACATATCTACCAGACACCTACAATTAAGTAATTAAGATTCGATCAATATGCATATATAAGTTTTTACCTAAAGCTATACCCAGAAAAAACCATAAGCATAAGGCAAAAAGTATGAAAGTACTGGGCATAGTGGGTAAATTATAGTTTACCTATGATTACAAATAAAGGTTTGGACTGATCTATTAAACAATACCATTTGTATGCAATAACTCCTATTACATCTTAATAATTATTTAATAAATTGATACCTGGTTAAAAAATGAAAACCGTGAAAATTGAAGATGGAAACATAAGAGAACTTCTGGGACGGTCACAGATAGATTCTGATTCTGTTATGAACATCGTAAATAATATCATCAGTGATGTTAAGGCCAATGGGGATGAAGCACTCCGTCAGTACACTGAAAAATTTGATGGGGTTAATTTAAAGGATTTTCTCATTGCACCAGATGATCTGAAAGAGAGTCTCAGTAAGATTGAAGATAATTTAACAAACAGCCTTAAACAGGCTGCATCCAACATCCGTAAATTCCATCAGGCCCAGCTACCACAGGACTGGTCCATGGAAGTGGATGAAGGTATAACTGCCGGCCAGATTGTCCGCCCTCTGGAAAGGGTGGGGTGTTACATACCTGGAGGGAGGGCGGTTTACCCTTCAAGCATCCTCATGACAGTTATCCCTGCTAAAGTTGCAGGGGTAAATGAGATCATCTGTTGCACTCCTCCGGGTCCAGATGGAAAGGTGGAGGATATTGTACTTGCCGCAGCATACCTTGCTGGTGCTGATAAAGTTTACAGGGTGGGCGGAGCCCAGGCCATTGCAGCCATGGCTTACGGAACAAAAACCATACCTGCAGTGGATAAAATTGTGGGACCGGGTAATATCTTCGTGACTGCTGCTAAGAAGATGGTCTACGGCCAGGTGGATATTGACTTCCCTGCAGGACCCTCAGAGGTACTGATAATAGCAGATGAAACCGGTAACCCTGATTACATAGCACTGGATCTTCTGGCCCAGGCCGAGCACGATCCCCAGGCAGCATCTGTACTGGTGACCACATCCCCGGAACTAGCCAGGTCAGTTGATACCAAAATCAAAGAAAAACTTCCCCAGATGAAACGGGAAGAGATCATCACTGAATCACTCCAGAAAAATGGGAAAATCATTCTGGCCAGTTCCCTTGACGAAGCAGTTAATTTTTCCAATGAATACGCACCTGAACACCTGATGATCATGACCTGTGACCCAGAGGAAGTGGTTAAGGATATTAAAAATGCAGGCAGTATCTTCCTTGGAAATTTAACCCCTGTTGCAGCCGGTGATTATGGGTCTGGTACCAACCATGTCTTACCCACATCATTCTGTGCCCGGATGTACTCAGGACTTTCCACCGAGTCCTTCCTGAAAAAACCTACAGTCCAGCGGTTATCCAGGGAGGGTTTGAACAGTCTTAAAGATGTGGTGATTCCTTTAGCAGAATATGAAGGTTTATATGCTCATGCTGAGTCATTTAAAAAGCGTCTTGATGTGGATTGATTGTAAATCTTGAATATATCTTTTAAAGAGTGGTTTTTAGATTAATTGCAAAAATAATCTGGATTGATTAAATATTAAATCTGAATTGATTAAAATCAATCTGGATCTAATCCATGGCTAAATTAATATATAATATAATACCCCAATGATATTAAGAAGTAAAAATTAGATTGAATAAATAATATTATATTATACATATTTTAAAGATATAAATCTAAATTTAAGCTTAAAGCTTTTTTTAGAGATTCATATAATAAATCAGCATCTTTATCAATTTGTATGTTATTAAAATGAAGATTAATCTAAAAGAAGGATATAAATCCTCAAAATAAGGAATAATCCTTCAAAAATGGAACAAACCTTCAAAGGAATAATCCATCAAACGGAATAAATTTTATATTATAATAATCGAGGTGAATTAAATTGACAGATTCATTAGGAGACTGGAAAAGAACACATTATTCACAGGAACTAGACGAAGATATGGACACTGAATCAGTGACACTCATGGGCTGGGTTCATGAAATCCGTGACCTCGGAGGTATCATATTCGTACTCTTACGTGACCGGAACGGTATCACCCAGATAACCGCGCCCAGTAAAAAGATCACTCCAGAGTTACTTGCCGAAATAAGGAAATTTAAAAAGGAATCTGTAATTGCAGTTAAAGGAACTGTACAGGGATCACCTAAAGCCCCAGGCGGTGTGGAGATCATACCCACCGAAGTAAAGGTTTTAAACGAATCCAAACAGCCACTGCCTCTGGATCCAACCGAGAAGGTGCGGGCTGAAATTGACACCAGACTGGACTCACGGTACCTGGATCTGAGAAAACACAGCATCAGTGCCATATTCAAGATAAAAAGTGTAATGCTGCACTCGGTCCGGATTTATCTGGAAGAAAAAGGTTTCATGGAAGTTAACACCCCTAAACTGGTGGGATCCGCAACTGAAGGTGGGACAGAACTCTTCCCAATCACCTACTTTGAAAGGGAAGCCTTCCTGGGACAGAGCCCCCAGCTTTACAAGCAGATGATGATGGCCACTGGACTGGACAAGGTTTATGAAATCGCCCCTATATTCAGGGCTGAAGAACACGACACCATGCGTCACCTCAACGAAGTTATCTCCATTGATGCTGAAGTGGCATTTGCCAACCAGGAAGATGCCATGAACCTACTGGAGAAACTGGTGCACAATGCCATTAAAGAGGTAAAGGAAAACTGTCAAAGAGAACTGGAAGACCTGGGAGTGGAACTGGAAGTACCTGAGATACCATTCCCCCGCTTAGAATACGATGAAGTCATTGATATCGTTAACTCCAGAGGAGTATCATTAAGTCATGGTGAGGACCTTTCCCGTGCTGCTGAAAAGGCACTGGGAGAAGCCATGGACGGGTACTACTTCATAACCAACTGGCCCAGTGAAATCAAACCATTCTATGTAATGCCCCATGAAGATGCACCCGAGAAAAGCTATGCCTTTGACCTGATGTACCGGGACCTGGAAATATCCTCAGGAGCAACCAGGGTACACCAGCACGACTTACTGGTTGAACAGATAAAAAGCAAGGGACTTAACCCCGACTCATTCCAGCGTTATCTGGCAGCATTTGAGTACGGAATGCCACCACACGCAGGCTGGGGACTGGGAGCAGAACGATTCACCATGTGCATCACTGGAATGAAAAACATCCGTGAAACAGTGCTCTTCCCAAGGGACAGGAGAAGGTTGACTCCTTAAGTTCAACCAACCTTTTTAAAAAAAGGTTGAACAAAACATGAATTTTAGTCATGTTGAATATTAAAAAAAGTTAAATAAAATTTCTTTTTTTTAATTTCCCTTCTTTTTAAATTCATTACCTTTTCATTAAATATAATCAATATTGAACAGGGTAAAATTATTCATTAAATATAATCAATTCCAAAATCATTAAAGAAACTCACTCCAGAGGAATTCAAATATGAAAATATACGACATAGCGGTAGTTGGAGCTGGACCTGCAGGTTGCATGGCTGCAATTCGAGGGGCACAACTCGGTCAGGAAGTTATTTTAATTGAGAGAAATGATAAAATAGGCCGTAAACTCCTTTTAACAGGTAATGGTCGATGCAACCTTACCAATACAGCCACACTTGATGAATTCCTTGAAAAATTTGGTAGGAGAGGTTCATTTTACCGGAACGTATTCGGTGAATTTTCCAACCATGACCTCATGGATTTTTTCCAAAATCACGGCCTGGAATTAAAAGAAGAAGAAAATGGACGTGTATTCCCAGTTACAGAAAGAGCTGAATCTGTAGTGAATATTTTAAAAAATGTTCTATCCGAAAACCATGTGCAAATCCAGTATAATTACCGTTTGGAACATCTTCATAAAAGTTCCAAGATTTTCAAGCTCTCTTCAACAGAGAACGAGATAATTTCCGCACATAACGTTATCATCGCTACTGGAGGAACAACCTATGAATTTACCGGTTCCACCGGTGATGGTTACACTGTTGCCAGGTTACTGGGGCATCACGTAACCGAGCTCAAACCCGGATTTGTTCCATTACGGGTACGTGAAAAATGGGTTCACGACCTTAAGGGAGTTACCCTGGAGGATGTGGGCCTCAGTATAGGATATGGTGGGAAGAAAATATCATTACCCGATGGAAACCTGCTCCTAACACACTTTGGAATTTCAGGACCGGTTATTCTTGATATGAGTAACATGATCGTTAAAACCATGGATAAACATGGTGATCTGAAGCTTTACATTGATTTTAAACCTGGTATCAATCAGGAAACCCTTAACAACCAGCTGATGAAAGACTTTGAAAGTCACAGTAAAAAGATTTTGAGAAATTATTTAAAAATTCATCTTCCCAACAGTACCATAGACCCGGTTTTAGAGATTCTATCGATTTATCCTTATAAAAAGTTGAACCAGATCAACAAAAAAGAGCGATTGTTATTAGTGAATATATTAAAGGCTCTCCCATTAACAATCACCGGGCATCTTCCCATGAATAAAGCCATGCTTACCTGCGGTGGTGTATCTAAAAAGGAGATTAACCCTCAAACCATGGAATCAAAACTGGTTAAGGGATTGTACTTTGCTGGAGAGATACTTTCAGGATGCGCACCCAGTGGTGGTTATAACCTTCAACAGGCATTCTCTACAGGTTATGCTGCAGGTAGTAGTGCCTCAAATAATTCTTGAAAAAATAAAATTTTAAATCAATACAACAGGAAGAGTTAAAATCCTGTTAATTGATTTTTTTATTGGTTTTTACCTATGGTTTTAATGTACTCTTCCAGTGGTCGGGTAGTAAAGTAAAGCACAATTATTGCACCAATTAACCATGTGAAGTTTGTAACAATGGTCTGTGCTGAATTTCCCACTGGAAATACCACCAAACCAAAAGCCATCAAAGGGACAAATGCCAGGTACACTGTTATAAGGGATACAGTAATGGCCTTTCTAATTTCACCGGTGTTAAATGGGGATGTTCCAGACATGTAATTTACAATGAGCATTATTCCAAAGAAAGTGACCAATCCAAGGGAAACAAATATCCACTGTAATGGTATGGCCAGAAGAGTGATGATGGCAGGTATAACCACCAGATCCAGAACTCCCAAAATACTGATCATCTTCAGGGCACTTTTCCAGCTTTTTTCCTTTGAATGCCGGACCTTTCGCAGGAGGTTGTCACGTTCCTTAGTGGCCTTTATTCTTTCTTTATCCATCCATTCAATCTTACTTCCAAGTTCATCGTTGATGGATTGTAATTTTTCAATTTTTAGAAGATTCAAATTGTTGATATCTTTTTCAAGATCAATCCTTTGTTGATTTAATTCATCAACAGTTGTTTCCATTTTTTTTTCTTCTTCTTCAGCCATGATAAATCCCCCCAATGAGGATATTAGATTAAGGTGTAAGACACCACTTATGTTTAATCTTACTATATTTATTGGAATATATTAATTTTTAGATGGAATTCATACTATCAGATAGGTCTTGTATAAAATATTTATTCAATTTTTAAGGAGAAATAGATTTACTTATTTAAGGAGAACTGAATTTAGATGACTTATTAATTGTCTTTTATTTTTTTAATAAATTTTATATTTCCAATAATATTCGGCCTTTTAAACATCCCATAGTATGAATGTATGTAATCACTTATTATATAGATTTTAAACTTTCATATTAAAATATACACAGAATTTTTTAGAAAAACAGATATATTAGCCATTATAAACTCTAATTTTTATCATACACTAACAAAACATAAAGGAGGTGAAAAAATACCAAAAACACGATTAGTAATGGAAAAAACGCATATCGCAGTTGTTTTAATAGTTTTATGTTTTATAGTAGTCTTCTGCATGAGCAGTGCATCAGCAGCAGAAAATGACACCATCTACGTGAATAATTCTCATGGAAATGATTCTTGGGATGGTCTTACCTGGGAAACAGCAAAAAGCACCATTAAAAACGCAACAGAAACCGTGAACAACGGTGGAACAGTTAACATTGGTGAAGGAACCTACAGTGGAGCAGGTAATACTAATATAATCATAACTAAAGACATGACCATTAATGGGGCTGGAATTGATAAAACCATCATTGATGGCTCAAGTTCAAATCAAATATTCCTCATTAACTCCGGCACAGTGAACATTAACAACCTTACCATAACCAATGGCACATCACTGAAGGGTGGAGGCATATGTAACTATGGTACCCTCACCATTAACCAATGCAAATTCACCAACTGTACCACTCATTACATGCCATTGAGTGGAGGTTCGGCTATTTACAGTGATGATGGTTGTACATTAACCGTGAAAAATTCAATCTTCACCAACAATGACGCACGTAGTAGTCAAACCTATGGAGCAACTATCCTTAGCTGTGGACCACTGATCGTTGAAAACTCCGACTTTATAGGCAACCAAG
Proteins encoded in this window:
- a CDS encoding UPF0058 family protein yields the protein MYKDELIQLHQFLVYVLKHLDHEYEVKDECKDYLCLNISPHHIHRTKAEHKYAIFVLSNSISEIIAANNGGSSSNISNGLSELVKRSRKELIKFQNEDTLAAQKIKMQ
- the hisD gene encoding histidinol dehydrogenase: MKTVKIEDGNIRELLGRSQIDSDSVMNIVNNIISDVKANGDEALRQYTEKFDGVNLKDFLIAPDDLKESLSKIEDNLTNSLKQAASNIRKFHQAQLPQDWSMEVDEGITAGQIVRPLERVGCYIPGGRAVYPSSILMTVIPAKVAGVNEIICCTPPGPDGKVEDIVLAAAYLAGADKVYRVGGAQAIAAMAYGTKTIPAVDKIVGPGNIFVTAAKKMVYGQVDIDFPAGPSEVLIIADETGNPDYIALDLLAQAEHDPQAASVLVTTSPELARSVDTKIKEKLPQMKREEIITESLQKNGKIILASSLDEAVNFSNEYAPEHLMIMTCDPEEVVKDIKNAGSIFLGNLTPVAAGDYGSGTNHVLPTSFCARMYSGLSTESFLKKPTVQRLSREGLNSLKDVVIPLAEYEGLYAHAESFKKRLDVD
- the aspS gene encoding aspartate--tRNA(Asn) ligase, producing MTDSLGDWKRTHYSQELDEDMDTESVTLMGWVHEIRDLGGIIFVLLRDRNGITQITAPSKKITPELLAEIRKFKKESVIAVKGTVQGSPKAPGGVEIIPTEVKVLNESKQPLPLDPTEKVRAEIDTRLDSRYLDLRKHSISAIFKIKSVMLHSVRIYLEEKGFMEVNTPKLVGSATEGGTELFPITYFEREAFLGQSPQLYKQMMMATGLDKVYEIAPIFRAEEHDTMRHLNEVISIDAEVAFANQEDAMNLLEKLVHNAIKEVKENCQRELEDLGVELEVPEIPFPRLEYDEVIDIVNSRGVSLSHGEDLSRAAEKALGEAMDGYYFITNWPSEIKPFYVMPHEDAPEKSYAFDLMYRDLEISSGATRVHQHDLLVEQIKSKGLNPDSFQRYLAAFEYGMPPHAGWGLGAERFTMCITGMKNIRETVLFPRDRRRLTP
- a CDS encoding NAD(P)/FAD-dependent oxidoreductase, with amino-acid sequence MKIYDIAVVGAGPAGCMAAIRGAQLGQEVILIERNDKIGRKLLLTGNGRCNLTNTATLDEFLEKFGRRGSFYRNVFGEFSNHDLMDFFQNHGLELKEEENGRVFPVTERAESVVNILKNVLSENHVQIQYNYRLEHLHKSSKIFKLSSTENEIISAHNVIIATGGTTYEFTGSTGDGYTVARLLGHHVTELKPGFVPLRVREKWVHDLKGVTLEDVGLSIGYGGKKISLPDGNLLLTHFGISGPVILDMSNMIVKTMDKHGDLKLYIDFKPGINQETLNNQLMKDFESHSKKILRNYLKIHLPNSTIDPVLEILSIYPYKKLNQINKKERLLLVNILKALPLTITGHLPMNKAMLTCGGVSKKEINPQTMESKLVKGLYFAGEILSGCAPSGGYNLQQAFSTGYAAGSSASNNS